Proteins from one Impatiens glandulifera chromosome 2, dImpGla2.1, whole genome shotgun sequence genomic window:
- the LOC124925574 gene encoding probable methyltransferase At1g27930, which produces MIKAGRHVIVEKPWFLGLLLAGLIGGVLALSLFLHIADNPVSCSFTGLGFRPQSKLQPSPIQLKALLHYATSPVVPQQSYAEISISLAILQRRSPCNFLVFGLGHDSLMWAAFNAAGTTLFLEEDPKWFHTVLQRAPDLRAHTVRYRTKMSEADELFSWYRSEPDCSTSKSQLRGNDKCKLALTGLPDEFYNTEWDLIMIDAPRGYFAEAPGRMGAIYSAAVMARNRKGLGATHVFLHDVDRKVEKMYAQEFLCMKYLVNGTGRLWHFQIPPASNATSSGTFC; this is translated from the exons ATGATCAAAGCTGGTCGCCATGTCATCGTCGAGAAGCCTTGGTTCCTCGGCCTTCTTCTCGCCGGATTGATTGGTGGAGTCTTGGCCCTCTCACTTTTCCTCCACATCGCCGACAACCCCGTCTCTTGCAGCTTCACCGGCTTGGGCTTCCGCCCCCAATCCAAGCTGCAGCCCTCCCCCATCCAGCTCAAGGCCCTCCTTCACTATGCCACCTCTCCGGTTGTACCCCAACAATCATACGCTGAGATCAGCATCTCCTTGGCCATCCTACAGCGACGCTCTCCCTGCAATTTCCTAGTCTTCGGACTCGGCCACGACTCGCTCATGTGGGCTGCCTTCAATGCCGCCGGCACTACTCTATTCCTAGAGGAGGATCCCAAGTGGTTCCACACCGTCTTGCAAAGAGCACCTGACCTCCGAGCCCACACCGTCAG GTATCGGACGAAGATGTCGGAGGCGGACGAGCTGTTCTCGTGGTACCGGTCGGAACCGGACTGTTCGACCTCCAAGTCCCAGCTGCGAGGAAACGACAAGTGCAAGCTGGCACTAACTGGGCTGCCGGATGAGTTCTACAACACGGAATGGGATCTAATAATGATAGACGCTCCGAGGGGATACTTCGCCGAGGCACCGGGAAGGATGGGAGCTATATACTCCGCGGCGGTGATGGCCAGGAACAGGAAGGGCTTGGGAGCGACCCACGTGTTCCTTCACGACGTGGATCGGAAGGTGGAGAAGATGTACGCCCAGGAATTCTTGTGTATGAAGTATTTGGTTAACGGGACCGGGAGGCTGTGGCACTTTCAGATTCCTCCGGCGTCAAACGCCACGTCGTCCGGGACCTTTTGCTGA